A window of the Ostrea edulis chromosome 1, xbOstEdul1.1, whole genome shotgun sequence genome harbors these coding sequences:
- the LOC125673800 gene encoding cytidine deaminase-like, with amino-acid sequence MEKNTSETIKKLIKASHEMKRKSYCPYSKFRVGAALLCEDGTVITGCNVENASYGLAICAERTALTKAVSEGHRHFKAIAISSDLKTSCIVPCGACRQFMVEFGTDWDVYMTKPDDTFRLMKTGELLPFGFVPEALEEERVSQMA; translated from the exons ATGGAGAAAAATACATCAG AAACCATAAAAAAGCTGATTAAAGCCAGCCATGAAATGAAGAGGAAATCATACTGCCCATATAGTAAATTCAGAGTTGGGGCAGCCCTCCTGTGTGAAGATGGCACCGTGATTACAG GTTGTAATGTGGAGAATGCGTCCTATGGATTAGCAATATGTGCTGAGAGAACGGCTCTGACCAAGGCTGTATCAGAGGGACATCGGCATTTCAAAGCTATTGCCATCTCTAG TGATTTGAAAACATCGTGTATAGTACCGTGTGGGGCTTGTAGGCAGTTCATGGTTGAA TTTGGAACAGACTGGGATGTATATATGACCAAGCCGGACGACACCTTCAGATTGATGAAGACAGgagagttacttccctttggtTTTGTCCCAGAAGCCTTGGAGGAGGAGAGAGTTAGCCAGATGGCGTGA